AAGGTCGTGATCGAAATCTGACCCGCCTGCGTGAAGCAGACGTTCACACCCCGCCGATCCGCCGCAATGCCGTCTTCGCTGCCAGTGTCGCAGTGGTCTCTCCCTTGGCTACCGCATCGCCAAGTTCCGCCATCACCGCCTTTGCCGCTTCGTTATCAAGCCGTTTGAGCAACCCCTGCCGCACTTCCTCAGCGAACCAATAACGCGCCTGCGCCGCGCGGGCCGCCTCGAAAAACCCGTTCTCCCGGCGCCACTGCACCAATGCTTGCATTTCCTGCCACGCATCCGCCAACCCGTCTTCCTGCAAGGCCGAAACCAGCATCGCCTTGGGAAATCCTTTCGGGTCGCGCGCGCGCTTGCGCAACAACCTCAGCGCGCCGGAATAATCCGCCCGCGTCCGCATTGCCGCCGGTTTCAAATCGCCATCCGCTTTGTTGACCAGAATAAGATCGGCCTTCTCCATGATCCCGCGCTTCACCCCCTGAAGCTCATCTCCGCCCGCCGGGGCCAGCAACAGCACGAAAATATCCGACATCTCGGCGACAACCGTTTCCGATTGCCCCACGCCCACGGTCTCGATCAGCACCACGTCGAACCCCGCCGCTTCGGTCAACGCAATCGCCTCGCGCGTGCGACGGGCGACACCGCCCAGATGCGATTGCGACGGCGACGGGCGGATAAATGCGTTGGGGTCGCGCGAAAGCCGCTCCATCCGTGTCTTATCGCCAAGGATAGACCCGCCAGAGCGGGTTGAAGACGGGTCCACCGCCAAAACCGCCACCCTGAGTCCCTGCCCGGTAAGCATCATGCCGAACGCTTCGATGAACGTCGATTTCCCCACGCCCGGCGTGCCGGAAAGCCCGATGCGAATGGCCTCATTGCCGCGCCCCTTCAGGGCCTCAAGCAGCAATGCAGCCTCTGCCTGATGATCCTCACGCTGGCTTTCAATCAGCGTGATCGCCCGCGCCAGCGCACGCCTGTCTCCGCCCGCAATCTTCTCTGCCGTGGCCGCGATGTCCATGTTTTCCCCCGTGGGCTGCCCGACCACTTTGATGCCCAAAGCGCGCGCCCAAGTCCAGCCATCGCCGCGCAATCTGGCCCATCATGCAAACCCAACGCCATGGACAGCGCCACGCCCTGCACCGCATAAGGCTCTCATGAAATCCGGTCTTCCCATCGACAGCGCCCTGCCGCCGCTCCTCACCGCCCTGCGCACACAGCGCCGTGCCGTGCTGCAAGCGCCCCCGGCGCCGGGAAGACCACCGTGGTGCCCCTCGCGCTTCTGGAGGCCGAAATCACCCCAGGCCGTATCCTGATGCTCGAACCTCGTCGCCTCGCCGCTCGTGCCAGCGCCGAACGCATGGCCGAAACACTGAAACAGCCCATTGGCCAGACCGTTGGCTACCGCATCCGTGGCGAAGCCCGCTCCGGCAAAGCCACCCGGATCGAGGTTGTCACCGAAGGCATCCTTACCCGGATGATCCAAGCAGACCCCGAGCTTTCCGGCGTCGGCGCGGTGCTGTTTGACGAATTTCACGAACGCTCCCTCAATGCCGATCTGGGGCTCGCCCTCTGCCTTGAAATCGCCGGTGCCCTGCGGGACGATCTGATCCTGCTGCCAATGTCTGCCACACTCGATGCCGCACCACTGGCCGCATTGATGAAAGCGCCGTTAATCACCGCCGAAGGCCGCGCCTTCCCGGTCGAAACCATCTGGCTCGACGCGCCTCTGCCAAAAAACAAACGCCTTGAAGAGGCCACCACCGCGCTCACCCTTCAGGCTCTGCACGAAACCGAAGGTGGCGTCCTCGTTTTCCTGCCCGGCGAAGGCGAAATTCGCCGCACCGAGGCGCTGCTGAAACCACAGCTACCGCAAGGCGTTCACCTGCGCCCGCTCTATGGCGCCATGCCGTTTGCCGAGCAGCGCGCTGCCATCGCCCCTGCCGCGCAGGGCCGCAAGATCGTGCTTGCCACGTCGATTGCCGAAACCTCGCTCACCATCGAAGATATCCGCGTTGTGGTTGATGCCGGCCGCGCCCGCCGTGCGCGCTTTGATCCGGCTTCCGGCATGTCCCGGCTGGTGACCGAGCGCGTCACCCGCGCCGAAGCCACCCAACGCGCAGGCCGCGCCGGGCGGGTCGCGCCGGGGCGCGCCTACCGGCTTTGGACAAAAGGCGAAGACGGCGCGCTTGCCGCCTTTCCCCCGGCCGAAATCGAAGCTGCCGATCTCGCCGCACTGGCACTCGATCTTGCCCTATGGGGCGCGCACCCGTCCGAACTCCCCTTCCCGACGCAACCCAACCCCGGCGCCTATGCCGAGGCACAGACCCTGCTACGCATGTTGGGCGCGCTTGACCCCAACGACCGCATTACCGCGCATGGCAAACGTCTCGCGGCCTTGCCGCTGCACCCGCGCCTTGCTCATATGCTGGCACGTTCCGGCCCGGCGGCCGCCCCCTTGCCGCACTTCTTTCAGAGCGTGATCCACTGCCGCGCGCGGCACCGGCCGATCTCTCCCTCCGATTGGAGGCGCTCTGCGATCCCAAACGCTTCGCCAACCGCCGCCCGTGGCAGATCAACCGCGCCGCGCTGTCTCGCATCGCGCAAGAGGTCAAGCGCCTGTCCGCTAAGGCCCGCGACCTCGACAATACTCAGCTCAGCCCCGCCGAAATGGCCGCACTCGCCTACCCTGACCGCATCGGCCAACGCCGCAAGGGCGATGAGCCACGCTATGTTCTCTCCGGCGGCAAGGGGGCCATTCTGGCACGCGAAGACCCGCTCGCCGCCACGCCCTTCCTTGTTGTCACCGATACCGATGGCAACCCGCGCGAAGCCCGCATCCGGCAGGCCATCGCCATTACCCTGCCTGAAATTCACGGCCTCTTCGCAGAGCAGATCGCATGGCAGGACACTTGCACATGGTCAAAACGCGACCGCCGCGTTATTGCCCGTCGACAGGAGCGTTTCGGTGCGCTTACCCTCGATGATCGCATCTGGAAAGACGCGCCAGCAGAGGCCGTCGCCGCCGCCATGTGCGACGGCATCCGCGAGTTGGGGCTTTCCCCGTCCGCTACAGCCGAGCGCCTGCGCGCTCGTGTGGCATTGGCCCGCGCGACGGGCGAAGCCCTGCCCGCGATGGATGATGAAACCCTGCTGAACACCTTGGAAAACTGGCTGTTGCCGCATCTTTCCGGTGTAAAAACCGCGCAAGACTGGAAAGCCTTTGATCTTCTGCCGGCCCTGCAATCCCTGCTGACTTGGGAGCAGAGCACCCGCCTCGATCAAATCGCCCCGCCCGCCTTCATCACGCCGCTGGGGCGGAAGACTCCCATCGACTATTCCGGCGATCACCCCGAAATCCGGCTCCGCCTGCAAGAGATGTTCGGCCAGAAAACCCACCCATGCACGGCGGGCAAACCACTGCGCGTGACCCTGCTGTCCCCCGCCGGACGCCCGGTGCAAACCACGCTCGATATTCCGGGGTTCTGGGCCACGTCCTATGCCGATGTGCGCAAGGACATGCGCGGGCGCTACCCCAAGCATCCCTGGCCCGAAGACCCGCTTGAGGCCACCCCCACACTGCGCGCCAAACCGCGCAACCGTGGTTGAAGGCCGCAACATCCCAGCGACAATTGCGCACCATCGCAGCCCCTGCCAAGCGCCACGCGGCCGTTGCCGCTCGCTGCCTTTTGCAATTTGTTAACAAACGACCTATATATAAGTCATAAAAACATAATAGTTGGCAGGCAACTGGTTCAAGACAATGAACGAAAAATTCAAAAAAGCCTGG
This is a stretch of genomic DNA from Aquicoccus sp. G2-2. It encodes these proteins:
- the meaB gene encoding methylmalonyl Co-A mutase-associated GTPase MeaB, which produces MDIAATAEKIAGGDRRALARAITLIESQREDHQAEAALLLEALKGRGNEAIRIGLSGTPGVGKSTFIEAFGMMLTGQGLRVAVLAVDPSSTRSGGSILGDKTRMERLSRDPNAFIRPSPSQSHLGGVARRTREAIALTEAAGFDVVLIETVGVGQSETVVAEMSDIFVLLLAPAGGDELQGVKRGIMEKADLILVNKADGDLKPAAMRTRADYSGALRLLRKRARDPKGFPKAMLVSALQEDGLADAWQEMQALVQWRRENGFFEAARAAQARYWFAEEVRQGLLKRLDNEAAKAVMAELGDAVAKGETTATLAAKTALRRIGGV